Proteins encoded together in one Myxococcales bacterium window:
- a CDS encoding serine/threonine protein phosphatase — protein MLKFSDDPDIAEQEMNAIIFYLVTFGYIDGDFDAKEKTFVRQYIERLIDGRAQHAMPDAPAEVRKEIVTKYTRHFHEVFEGIDANVKELFTESVSTDEDPTAFVHGRLKSKCFEIFKSFDRGSQDQLMASIDELLMADGEAHPAEVAFRAELAQLLEADLDIELVHEDEPVPSHRTSVTPVVDIPRSEANHVFFEPMEQHFSKDRERILSQVEKDRSLIDRALDVLARQRKEGAGKLAGKQRVDELEGAFTDGHVVVRRPRKDQKHELIVLGDLHGCYSVLKAALMQSRFFEKVDAYRSNPKENPYPILVLLGDYIDRGLFSLNGVLRLVLQLFVTAPDHVVVLRGNHEYYIEHKGNMYGGVKPAEAINSLKPHLDIDVFRHYRTLFEALPNVFLFDRIFFVHGGIAKDRLLKERYKDLSSLNDEDIRFQMMWSDPSAADVIPADLQDKASRFMFGRMQFKAFMQKVGTTTMIRGHEKVNAGYHVQYDDDRARLVTLFSSGGIDNADLPAESTYRSVTPMALTITHDGSESRITPWAPHYGSYNDPERNAFFKMPPEIEHRA, from the coding sequence ATGTTGAAATTCAGTGACGATCCCGACATCGCCGAACAAGAGATGAACGCGATCATCTTCTACCTGGTCACGTTCGGGTACATCGACGGGGACTTCGACGCGAAAGAGAAGACGTTCGTTCGGCAGTACATCGAGCGCCTCATCGACGGCCGCGCGCAGCACGCCATGCCCGACGCGCCCGCCGAGGTCCGCAAAGAGATCGTCACGAAGTACACGCGCCACTTCCACGAGGTGTTCGAGGGCATCGACGCCAACGTGAAGGAGCTCTTCACCGAGTCGGTCTCGACGGACGAGGACCCGACGGCCTTCGTGCACGGGCGCCTCAAGTCGAAGTGCTTCGAGATCTTCAAGTCGTTCGATCGCGGGAGCCAAGATCAGCTCATGGCGTCGATCGACGAGCTCCTCATGGCCGACGGTGAGGCCCACCCGGCCGAGGTCGCGTTCCGCGCCGAGCTCGCGCAGCTCCTCGAGGCCGATCTGGACATCGAGCTCGTCCACGAAGACGAGCCCGTGCCGAGCCACAGGACGAGCGTCACGCCCGTCGTCGACATCCCGCGCTCCGAGGCGAACCACGTGTTCTTCGAGCCGATGGAGCAGCACTTCTCGAAGGATCGGGAGCGCATCCTCTCGCAGGTCGAGAAGGACCGGAGCCTCATCGACCGCGCGCTCGACGTGCTCGCGCGGCAGCGCAAAGAGGGCGCGGGCAAGCTCGCTGGCAAACAGCGGGTCGACGAGCTCGAGGGCGCCTTCACGGACGGCCACGTGGTGGTGCGGAGGCCGCGCAAAGACCAAAAACACGAGCTCATCGTGCTCGGCGATCTGCACGGTTGTTACAGCGTACTCAAGGCCGCGCTCATGCAGTCGCGCTTCTTCGAGAAGGTCGACGCGTACCGCTCCAACCCGAAGGAGAACCCGTACCCGATCTTGGTGCTCCTCGGCGACTACATCGATCGCGGGCTCTTCAGCCTGAACGGCGTCTTGCGCCTCGTGCTGCAGCTCTTCGTGACCGCGCCCGACCACGTGGTGGTGCTGCGCGGAAACCATGAGTATTACATCGAGCACAAGGGCAACATGTACGGCGGGGTGAAGCCGGCGGAGGCGATCAACTCGCTGAAGCCCCACCTCGACATCGACGTGTTCCGCCACTACCGCACGCTCTTCGAGGCGCTGCCGAACGTGTTTTTGTTCGACCGCATCTTCTTCGTGCACGGCGGCATCGCCAAAGATCGCCTGCTCAAGGAGCGCTACAAAGACCTCTCCAGCTTGAACGACGAGGACATCCGCTTCCAGATGATGTGGAGCGACCCTTCGGCGGCCGACGTCATCCCCGCCGACCTCCAAGACAAGGCCTCGCGGTTCATGTTCGGGCGCATGCAGTTCAAGGCGTTCATGCAGAAGGTGGGCACGACCACCATGATCCGCGGCCACGAGAAGGTGAACGCGGGCTACCACGTCCAATACGACGACGACCGCGCGCGCCTCGTGACGCTCTTCTCGTCCGGTGGCATCGACAACGCCGATCTGCCCGCCGAGAGCACGTACCGCTCGGTCACGCCGATGGCGCTCACGATCACGCACGACGGCTCCGAGTCGCGGATTACGCCCTGGGCGCCGCACTACGGCTCGTACAACGACCCCGAGCGCAACGCGTTCTTCAAGATGCCGCCCGAGATCGAGCACCGCGCGTAG
- a CDS encoding MFS transporter codes for MSEGDTTDASPSGTSHDDVTALFVSRAARLVAFGATSVALAFHLAARGFGEAKIGLLVSLTLVGDAALTLLVGLFGERLGRKRLLVASALFMAAGLVVFGLARAPWVLFVTATVGILSPSGGEAGPATAVEQAALASARAASERPRLYAWYSFMGSASVALGSKLGGTLAARFGPSAVFVGASALVLVGSLPLLGLSRGIEAKSPPPRRPLEKSRKIVGVLSVLFALDSFGSGLVLQSALALWLHLRFGFGTSTLGTLFFVVNLLSAASALVAARLAKRIGLLATMVATHIPANLFLLALAFAPTGTVALALVCLRYCLAQMDVPARMAFVMRAVPEEERTQASVVTSLAKSAGNALGPVMTGALLAAQSFAVPVVLAATVKIAYDLGLFAVFRAHEAEHRREEG; via the coding sequence TTCCACTTGGCCGCGCGCGGCTTCGGCGAGGCTAAAATAGGCCTGCTCGTGTCGCTCACCCTCGTGGGAGACGCCGCGCTCACGCTCCTCGTGGGCCTCTTCGGCGAGCGCCTCGGGAGAAAGCGCCTGCTCGTCGCGAGCGCCCTGTTCATGGCCGCGGGCCTCGTGGTGTTCGGCCTCGCGCGCGCCCCTTGGGTCCTCTTCGTGACGGCCACCGTCGGCATCTTGAGCCCCTCGGGCGGAGAGGCGGGGCCCGCGACGGCCGTCGAACAGGCCGCGCTCGCGAGCGCGCGGGCCGCGAGCGAACGCCCACGTTTGTATGCATGGTACAGCTTCATGGGCTCGGCGTCCGTGGCGCTCGGCTCCAAGCTCGGAGGCACCCTCGCCGCCCGTTTCGGCCCGAGCGCCGTGTTCGTCGGCGCGTCGGCGCTCGTGCTCGTGGGCTCGCTGCCGCTCCTCGGCCTCTCGCGCGGCATCGAGGCGAAGTCCCCGCCCCCTCGCCGTCCGCTCGAGAAATCGCGCAAGATCGTGGGCGTCCTGTCGGTGCTCTTCGCGCTCGACTCGTTCGGCAGCGGGCTCGTGCTCCAGAGCGCGCTCGCCCTCTGGCTCCACCTCCGCTTCGGGTTCGGCACGTCCACGCTCGGCACGCTGTTCTTCGTCGTGAACCTGCTGTCGGCGGCCTCGGCCCTCGTCGCCGCGCGGCTCGCGAAGCGCATCGGGCTCCTCGCGACCATGGTCGCGACGCACATCCCGGCGAACCTCTTCTTGCTCGCGCTCGCCTTCGCGCCCACGGGCACCGTGGCCCTCGCGCTCGTGTGCCTGCGCTACTGCCTCGCCCAGATGGACGTGCCCGCCCGCATGGCCTTCGTCATGCGCGCCGTGCCCGAAGAAGAGCGCACGCAAGCCTCGGTCGTCACGTCCCTCGCGAAGAGCGCAGGCAACGCGCTCGGCCCGGTGATGACCGGCGCGCTCCTCGCCGCCCAGAGCTTCGCCGTCCCCGTGGTGCTCGCCGCGACCGTGAAGATCGCCTACGACCTCGGGCTCTTCGCGGTGTTCCGCGCGCACGAGGCCGAGCACCGCCGCGAAGAGGGGTGA